From a single Streptomyces sp. NBC_01276 genomic region:
- a CDS encoding amino acid adenylation domain-containing protein: MTLQETSVLEPTLRGTTTLPDLLAKRVAEHPEATAVAYRDEKLTYRELASRSSALAEYLRHLGVSTDDCVGLFVEPSIDLMVGAWGILSAGAAYLPLSPEYPEDRLRYMIENSQAKIILAQQRLVSRLRELAPQDVTVVTLRESEAFVLPEGRVAPAIEGARPDSLAYVIYTSGSTGKPKGVMIEHHSIVSQLGWLRETYGIDRSKTILQKTPMSFDAAQWEILSPANGATVVMGAPGVYADPEGLIETIVKYGVTTLQCVPTLLQGLLDTEKFPECTSLQQIFSGGEALSRLLAIQTTQEMPGRALINVYGPTECTINSSSYAVDPAELDEAPQSISIGAPVADTEYHILGKENLKPVGIGEIGELYIGGGQLARGYLHRPDLTAERFLEIELTEGAGPTRLYKTGDLGQWNPDGTVQFAGRADNQVKLRGYRVELDEISLAIENHDWVRNAAVIVKNDGRTGFQNLIACVELSEKEAALMDQGNHGSHHASKKSKLQVKAQLSNPGLRDDADLAGRTAYDLPGAEPTPEQRSRVFARKTYRFYEGGAVTEADLLALLGGQVPAAYSRKAADLAPAELGQILRWFGQYLSEERLLPKYGYASPGALYATQLYFELEGVGGLKPGYYYYQPQRHQLVLISEKAATGKPTAHVHFIGKRGGIEPVYKNNIQEVLEIETGHIVGLFEQVLPSYGLDIRDLAYEPAVRDLLDVPEEDFYLGTFELVPHAGRREDHAEVYVQTHGSKVATLPEGQYRYADGKLTRFSDDIVLKKQVIAINQSVYQAASFGISVISRAPEEWMHYVTLGKKLQHLMMNGLGLGFMSSGYSSKTGNPLPASRRIDSVLHANGVESGPSYFFVGGRVSDEQLGHEGMREDSVHMRGPAELIRDDLVSFLPDYMIPNRVVVFERLPLSANGKIDAKALAVSDQVNAELVERPFVAPRTETEKEIAEVWAKSLRRESVSVQDDFFESGGNSLIAVGLIRELNSRLGVSLPLQSVLESPTVEKLSRRLEREVAQESSRLVRLHAETGKDRPVLCWPGLGGYPMNLRTLAGEIGLGRSFYGIQAHGINEGEAPYATITEMAKADIEAIKELQPKGPYTLWGYSFGARVAFETAYQLEQAGEKVDNLFLIAPGSPTVRAENGKVYGREASFANRAYTTILFSVFTGTISGPDLERCLESATDEESFAGFISELKGIDVDLAKRIISVVGQTYEFEYSFRELAERTLDAPVTIFKARGDDYSFIENSNGYSAEPPTVIDLDADHYSLLRTPDIGELVKHIRYLLGE, translated from the coding sequence ATGACTCTTCAGGAGACCAGCGTGCTCGAGCCCACCCTGCGCGGCACCACCACGTTGCCCGACCTGCTGGCGAAGCGGGTCGCGGAGCACCCCGAGGCGACCGCCGTCGCCTACCGGGACGAGAAGCTCACCTACCGTGAGCTGGCGTCCAGAAGCTCCGCCCTCGCCGAGTACCTCAGACACCTCGGGGTCTCGACGGACGACTGCGTCGGCCTCTTCGTCGAGCCGTCCATCGACCTGATGGTCGGCGCCTGGGGCATCCTGTCCGCCGGCGCCGCCTACCTGCCGCTGTCCCCGGAGTACCCCGAGGACCGGCTGCGCTACATGATCGAGAACAGCCAGGCGAAGATCATCCTGGCGCAGCAGCGCCTGGTCTCCCGCCTGCGCGAACTGGCCCCGCAGGACGTCACGGTCGTCACCCTGCGCGAGTCCGAGGCGTTCGTCCTGCCCGAGGGCCGGGTGGCCCCGGCCATCGAGGGCGCCCGCCCCGACAGCCTCGCCTACGTCATCTACACCTCCGGCAGCACGGGCAAGCCGAAGGGCGTGATGATCGAGCACCACAGCATCGTCAGCCAGCTCGGCTGGCTGCGCGAGACCTACGGCATCGACCGCAGCAAGACCATCCTGCAGAAGACCCCGATGAGCTTCGACGCCGCCCAGTGGGAGATCCTCTCCCCGGCCAACGGCGCCACCGTCGTCATGGGCGCCCCCGGCGTCTACGCCGACCCCGAGGGCCTCATCGAGACCATCGTCAAGTACGGCGTGACCACCCTGCAGTGCGTCCCCACCCTGCTCCAGGGCCTGCTCGACACCGAGAAGTTCCCCGAGTGCACCTCCCTGCAGCAGATCTTCAGCGGCGGCGAGGCCCTCTCGCGCCTCCTGGCGATCCAGACCACGCAGGAGATGCCCGGCCGCGCCCTGATCAACGTCTACGGGCCGACCGAGTGCACCATCAACTCCTCCTCGTACGCGGTCGACCCCGCCGAGCTGGACGAGGCACCGCAGTCCATCTCCATCGGCGCCCCGGTGGCCGACACCGAGTACCACATCCTCGGCAAGGAGAACCTCAAGCCCGTCGGCATCGGGGAGATCGGCGAGCTGTACATCGGCGGCGGCCAACTGGCGCGCGGCTACCTGCACCGCCCCGACCTGACCGCCGAGCGCTTCCTGGAGATCGAGCTCACCGAGGGCGCCGGACCCACCCGCCTGTACAAGACGGGTGACCTGGGCCAGTGGAACCCGGACGGCACCGTGCAGTTCGCCGGCCGCGCCGACAACCAGGTCAAGCTGCGCGGCTACCGCGTCGAGCTGGACGAGATATCCCTGGCGATCGAGAACCACGACTGGGTGCGCAACGCCGCCGTCATCGTCAAGAACGACGGCCGCACCGGCTTCCAGAACCTCATCGCCTGCGTCGAGCTGAGCGAGAAGGAAGCCGCCCTGATGGACCAGGGCAACCACGGCTCCCACCACGCCTCGAAGAAGAGCAAGCTCCAGGTCAAGGCGCAGCTGTCCAACCCGGGCCTGCGCGACGACGCCGACCTCGCCGGCCGCACCGCCTACGACCTGCCGGGTGCCGAGCCGACCCCCGAGCAGCGCAGCCGCGTCTTCGCCCGCAAGACGTACCGCTTCTACGAGGGCGGCGCGGTCACCGAGGCCGACCTGCTGGCGCTCCTCGGCGGACAGGTCCCCGCGGCCTACTCGCGCAAGGCCGCCGACCTGGCGCCCGCCGAACTGGGCCAGATCCTGCGCTGGTTCGGCCAGTACCTCAGCGAGGAGCGGCTGCTGCCCAAGTACGGCTACGCCTCCCCGGGCGCGCTGTACGCGACGCAGCTGTACTTCGAGCTGGAGGGCGTCGGCGGGCTGAAGCCGGGCTACTACTACTACCAGCCGCAGCGCCACCAGCTGGTCCTGATCAGCGAGAAGGCCGCCACCGGCAAGCCCACCGCCCACGTCCACTTCATCGGCAAGCGCGGCGGCATCGAGCCGGTCTACAAGAACAACATCCAGGAGGTCCTGGAGATCGAGACCGGCCACATCGTCGGCCTCTTCGAGCAGGTGCTGCCGTCCTACGGCCTCGACATCCGCGACCTGGCGTACGAGCCGGCCGTCCGCGACCTGCTGGACGTGCCCGAGGAGGACTTCTACCTGGGCACCTTCGAGCTGGTCCCGCACGCGGGCCGGCGCGAGGACCACGCCGAGGTCTACGTCCAGACGCACGGCAGCAAGGTCGCGACCCTCCCCGAGGGCCAGTACCGCTACGCGGACGGCAAGCTCACCCGCTTCTCGGACGACATCGTCCTCAAGAAGCAGGTCATCGCGATCAACCAGTCGGTGTACCAGGCCGCCAGCTTCGGCATCTCGGTGATCAGCCGCGCCCCCGAGGAGTGGATGCACTACGTCACCCTCGGCAAGAAGCTGCAGCACCTGATGATGAACGGCCTCGGCCTGGGCTTCATGTCGTCGGGCTACAGCTCGAAGACCGGCAACCCGCTGCCGGCCTCGCGCCGGATCGACTCCGTCCTGCACGCCAACGGCGTCGAGAGCGGTCCGTCGTACTTCTTCGTCGGCGGCCGGGTCAGCGACGAGCAGCTCGGCCACGAGGGCATGCGCGAGGACAGCGTCCACATGCGCGGCCCGGCGGAGCTGATCCGTGACGACCTCGTCAGCTTCCTGCCGGACTACATGATCCCGAACCGGGTCGTGGTGTTCGAGCGGCTGCCGCTGTCCGCCAACGGCAAGATCGACGCGAAGGCGCTCGCCGTCTCCGACCAGGTCAACGCCGAGCTCGTGGAGCGTCCCTTCGTCGCCCCGCGCACCGAGACCGAGAAGGAGATCGCGGAGGTCTGGGCCAAGTCCCTGCGCCGCGAGAGCGTCTCGGTCCAGGACGACTTCTTCGAGTCGGGCGGCAACTCGCTGATCGCCGTCGGTCTGATCCGCGAGCTCAACTCGCGCCTGGGCGTCTCCCTGCCGCTGCAGTCCGTCCTGGAGTCCCCCACGGTCGAGAAGCTCTCCCGCCGCCTTGAGCGCGAGGTCGCGCAGGAGTCCTCCCGCCTGGTGCGCCTGCACGCCGAGACCGGCAAGGACCGCCCGGTGCTGTGCTGGCCGGGCCTGGGCGGCTACCCGATGAACCTGCGCACCCTGGCCGGCGAGATCGGCCTCGGCCGCTCGTTCTACGGCATCCAGGCGCACGGGATCAACGAGGGCGAGGCCCCGTACGCGACCATCACGGAGATGGCCAAGGCCGACATCGAGGCCATCAAGGAGCTCCAGCCGAAGGGCCCCTACACCCTGTGGGGCTACTCCTTCGGCGCCCGCGTCGCCTTCGAGACCGCCTACCAGCTGGAGCAGGCGGGCGAGAAGGTCGACAACCTCTTCCTGATCGCCCCGGGCTCGCCGACCGTGCGCGCCGAGAACGGCAAGGTGTACGGCCGTGAGGCGTCCTTCGCCAACCGCGCCTACACGACCATCCTCTTCTCGGTGTTCACCGGCACCATTTCGGGACCGGACCTGGAAAGGTGCCTGGAATCCGCCACGGACGAGGAGTCCTTCGCCGGGTTCATCAGCGAGCTGAAGGGAATCGACGTCGACCTGGCGAAGCGGATCATCTCGGTCGTGGGTCAGACCTACGAATTCGAGTACTCGTTCCGTGAGCTGGCCGAGCGCACGCTCGACGCGCCGGTGACCATTTTCAAGGCCCGCGGCGACGACTACTCGTTCATCGAGAACAGCAACGGCTATTCCGCCGAGCCGCCGACGGTCATCGACCTCGACGCCGACCACTACAGCCTGCTCCGCACCCCGGACATCGGCGAGCTGGTCAAGCACATCCGGTACCTGCTCGGAGAGTAG
- a CDS encoding ribose-phosphate diphosphokinase encodes MLLFSGRAHPELAEAIAAELGTTLVPTKAIDFANGEIYIRYHASVRGADCFVVQSHTAPINKSIMEQLIMIDALKRASARSITVILPFYGYARQDRKHSGREPISARLVADLLKTAGADRILTVDLHADQIQGFFDGPVDHLFAMPVLADYIGSKVDREDLTVVSPDAGRVRVADGWCDRLGAPLAIVHKRRDKDVAHQVTAHEVVGDVRDRVCVLVDDMIDTGGTICAAADALFAQGAKDVIVAATHGVLSGPAADRLKNSRVSEFVFTDTLPVPGALGLDKVTVLSIAPLIAGASREVFENGSVTRLLQSR; translated from the coding sequence ATGCTGCTGTTCTCGGGGCGCGCACACCCCGAGCTGGCCGAGGCGATCGCCGCCGAGCTGGGCACGACGCTGGTCCCGACGAAGGCGATCGACTTCGCCAACGGCGAGATCTACATCCGCTACCACGCCTCCGTGCGCGGCGCGGACTGCTTCGTGGTCCAGAGCCACACGGCGCCGATCAACAAGTCGATCATGGAACAGCTGATCATGATCGACGCGCTGAAGCGGGCCTCGGCCCGCAGCATCACCGTGATCCTGCCGTTCTACGGGTACGCCCGCCAGGACCGCAAGCACAGCGGGCGGGAACCCATCTCGGCCCGCCTGGTGGCGGACCTGCTCAAGACGGCCGGCGCGGACCGGATCCTCACGGTGGACCTGCACGCCGACCAGATCCAGGGGTTCTTCGACGGCCCCGTGGACCACCTCTTCGCCATGCCGGTCCTCGCGGACTACATCGGCTCCAAGGTGGACCGCGAGGACCTGACCGTGGTCTCGCCCGACGCCGGCCGCGTGCGCGTGGCGGACGGCTGGTGCGACCGGCTGGGCGCACCGCTCGCGATCGTCCACAAGAGGCGCGACAAGGACGTGGCCCACCAGGTCACGGCCCACGAGGTGGTCGGCGACGTACGCGACCGCGTGTGCGTACTGGTCGACGACATGATCGACACCGGCGGCACCATCTGCGCCGCGGCCGACGCCCTCTTCGCCCAGGGGGCGAAGGACGTCATCGTGGCGGCCACGCACGGGGTGCTCTCCGGCCCCGCCGCGGACCGGCTGAAGAACTCCCGCGTCAGCGAGTTCGTCTTCACGGACACCCTGCCGGTGCCCGGGGCGCTCGGACTGGACAAGGTCACCGTCCTGTCCATCGCCCCGCTCATCGCCGGAGCCTCTCGCGAGGTCTTCGAGAACGGATCAGTGACCCGGCTCCTCCAGAGCCGGTGA
- a CDS encoding alkene reductase — protein MSEKLFEPVTLGKLALSNRVVMAPMSRNRATAEGLATDLMATYYGQRAGAGLIITEGAQPSAVGQGFGNSPGLHTQEQAESWKPVTEAVHAAGGKIVVQLMHAGRIGHPSLYPSGHQSVAPSAVAAAGQAYGPEGPLDYPEPRALTVEEIAEVVKEHADAAELAIEAGFDGVEVHAGNGFLLHQFLAENSNQRTDQYGGSVENRVRFAIEVIEAVSERIGADRVGVRISPSNPYNDIVEGDTHALYEALVAALPPVAFLHILEGGNRDHIAALRAQWTGTIILCPHPENGVPVSAEIATEALETGVACAVAFGSAFLANPDLTERIRTGAALAEADQSKFYGGDHTGYTDYPTLAEAGAA, from the coding sequence ATGTCCGAGAAGCTGTTCGAGCCGGTCACCCTGGGGAAGCTGGCCCTGAGCAACCGAGTGGTCATGGCGCCCATGTCCCGCAACCGGGCGACCGCCGAGGGCCTGGCCACCGACCTGATGGCCACCTACTACGGCCAGCGGGCCGGCGCCGGCCTGATCATCACCGAGGGGGCGCAGCCCAGCGCCGTGGGCCAGGGCTTCGGCAACAGCCCCGGTCTGCACACCCAGGAGCAGGCCGAGTCCTGGAAGCCCGTCACCGAGGCCGTGCACGCCGCCGGCGGCAAGATCGTGGTGCAGCTCATGCACGCCGGCCGCATCGGCCACCCCTCGCTGTACCCGAGCGGCCACCAGTCGGTCGCCCCGTCCGCCGTCGCCGCGGCCGGCCAGGCCTACGGCCCCGAGGGTCCGCTGGACTACCCGGAGCCGCGCGCCCTGACGGTCGAGGAGATCGCCGAGGTCGTCAAGGAGCACGCGGACGCCGCCGAGCTCGCCATCGAGGCCGGCTTCGACGGTGTCGAGGTCCACGCGGGCAACGGCTTCCTGCTCCACCAGTTCCTGGCGGAGAACAGCAACCAGCGCACCGACCAGTACGGCGGCTCGGTCGAGAACCGCGTCCGCTTCGCGATCGAGGTGATCGAGGCGGTCTCCGAGCGCATCGGCGCCGACCGCGTCGGCGTGCGCATCTCGCCGTCGAACCCGTACAACGACATCGTCGAGGGCGACACCCACGCCCTTTACGAGGCGCTCGTCGCGGCCCTCCCGCCGGTGGCCTTCCTGCACATCCTGGAGGGCGGCAACCGCGACCACATCGCCGCCCTGCGCGCGCAGTGGACCGGCACGATCATCCTGTGCCCGCACCCGGAGAACGGCGTCCCGGTCTCGGCCGAGATCGCCACCGAGGCGCTGGAGACCGGTGTCGCCTGCGCGGTCGCCTTCGGCTCGGCCTTCCTCGCCAACCCGGACCTGACCGAGCGCATCCGCACCGGCGCCGCGCTGGCCGAGGCCGACCAGAGCAAGTTCTACGGCGGCGACCACACCGGTTACACCGACTACCCGACGCTCGCCGAGGCCGGCGCGGCGTGA
- a CDS encoding pseudouridine-5'-phosphate glycosidase: MSASNGIPVVYTEEVREALHEGAAVVALESNVITHGLPYPDNAATARKVEDAVRAGGAVPATICIEAGEIRVGMSDSDIERFASLPGIPKVSSRDLPVVLAQGGLGATTVATSVVAAELAGIPFFSSAGIGGVHRGAQETWDVSSDLIQFTRSKVAVVCAGAKMILDLGLTLEYLETQCVPVVAYRSDDFPAFYCRTSGHKAPHRLDDEQVIARAVEAHWALGNNSSFLITTPVREEDAIDSTEVDTAIRAAVAEATRDGVSGQAITKYLMRAVDAATEGRSAKANMAVLASCAEAAGRLAVAHSRHLAELAGR, from the coding sequence ATGAGCGCAAGCAACGGCATCCCCGTCGTCTACACCGAGGAGGTCCGCGAGGCCCTCCACGAGGGCGCGGCCGTCGTCGCCCTGGAGAGCAACGTCATCACGCACGGTCTGCCCTACCCGGACAACGCGGCCACCGCCCGCAAGGTGGAGGACGCCGTACGGGCCGGTGGCGCGGTGCCCGCGACGATCTGCATCGAGGCCGGTGAGATCCGGGTCGGCATGAGCGACTCCGACATCGAGCGCTTCGCCTCCCTGCCCGGCATCCCCAAGGTGTCCAGCCGGGACCTGCCGGTCGTACTGGCGCAGGGCGGCCTCGGTGCCACCACCGTGGCCACCTCCGTCGTCGCCGCCGAGCTCGCGGGGATCCCGTTCTTCTCGTCCGCCGGCATCGGCGGCGTGCACCGGGGCGCCCAGGAGACCTGGGACGTGTCCTCGGACCTCATCCAGTTCACCCGCTCCAAGGTCGCCGTCGTCTGCGCGGGCGCGAAGATGATCCTCGACCTCGGTCTGACCCTGGAGTACCTGGAGACGCAGTGCGTCCCCGTCGTCGCGTACCGCTCGGACGACTTCCCCGCCTTCTACTGCCGTACGAGCGGCCACAAGGCGCCCCACCGCCTGGACGACGAGCAGGTCATCGCCCGCGCCGTCGAGGCCCACTGGGCCCTCGGCAACAACAGCTCCTTCCTGATCACCACCCCGGTCAGGGAGGAGGACGCCATCGACTCCACCGAGGTGGACACGGCCATCCGCGCCGCGGTCGCCGAGGCCACCCGTGACGGGGTGTCGGGCCAGGCCATCACCAAGTACCTGATGCGCGCCGTCGACGCGGCGACCGAGGGCCGTTCGGCCAAGGCCAACATGGCCGTCCTCGCCTCCTGCGCCGAGGCGGCCGGCCGGCTGGCCGTCGCCCACTCCCGCCACCTCGCCGAACTCGCGGGCCGCTGA
- a CDS encoding tautomerase family protein → MPHVHVRHYPRNFTDEQLRAIDEAVTAAVTSTFATGEDTVSISLEPVTPEDWESQVLAEIAAHRDELIKAPGYWNES, encoded by the coding sequence GTGCCCCACGTCCACGTCAGGCACTACCCGAGGAACTTCACGGACGAGCAGCTCAGGGCCATCGACGAAGCGGTCACCGCCGCTGTGACGAGCACCTTCGCCACCGGGGAGGACACCGTCTCGATCTCCCTTGAGCCGGTCACACCGGAGGACTGGGAGAGCCAGGTCCTCGCCGAGATAGCGGCCCACCGGGACGAGCTGATCAAAGCGCCCGGCTACTGGAACGAGAGTTGA
- a CDS encoding EamA family transporter, with the protein MKSSRTLADSALTALAPAIWGSTYLVTTELLPEGRPLLAAVLRALPAGLILVLFGRTLPKGIWWWRALVLGVLNIGAFFYLLFVAAYHLPGGVAALVMSIQPMIVLLLGAVLLKEKIKRIHLAACALGAAGVALLVLQPNAGLNATGVIAGLLGALSMASGIVLTKRWGRPEGVGLLPFTGWQLTVGGLVLLPIALIGEGLPDAITGKNIWGFLYLGIIGALFAYAIWFRGVQRLPALAVSFLSFASPLAATLLGYFVLDQSLSPLQIVGALIVVGAVFLAQPRPGRKKPEPEPEPGAARPTPRESVEA; encoded by the coding sequence ATGAAGAGCTCCCGCACCCTGGCGGACTCCGCGCTCACGGCGCTGGCGCCCGCGATCTGGGGTTCGACCTACCTGGTCACCACGGAACTGCTGCCCGAGGGGCGCCCCCTGCTGGCGGCGGTGCTCCGCGCCCTGCCCGCCGGCCTGATCCTGGTGCTCTTCGGCCGGACGCTGCCCAAGGGAATCTGGTGGTGGCGGGCCCTGGTCCTGGGCGTCCTCAACATCGGCGCCTTCTTCTACCTGCTCTTCGTCGCCGCCTACCACCTGCCGGGTGGTGTCGCCGCGCTGGTGATGTCCATCCAGCCGATGATCGTGCTGCTGCTCGGCGCCGTCCTGCTGAAGGAGAAGATCAAGCGGATCCACCTGGCGGCCTGTGCGCTCGGCGCGGCCGGTGTGGCGCTGCTCGTCCTCCAGCCGAACGCCGGGCTGAACGCCACCGGTGTCATCGCCGGCCTGCTGGGCGCGCTCAGCATGGCCTCCGGCATCGTGCTGACCAAGCGCTGGGGACGCCCCGAGGGCGTCGGCCTGCTCCCCTTCACGGGCTGGCAGCTGACCGTCGGCGGTCTGGTCCTGCTCCCGATCGCGCTGATCGGCGAGGGCCTGCCCGACGCGATCACCGGCAAGAACATCTGGGGCTTCCTCTACCTCGGCATCATCGGGGCCCTGTTCGCCTACGCGATCTGGTTCCGCGGCGTGCAGCGCCTGCCCGCCCTGGCCGTCTCGTTCCTGAGCTTCGCCTCCCCCCTGGCGGCCACCCTGCTCGGCTACTTCGTCCTCGACCAGTCGCTCTCGCCGCTCCAGATCGTCGGGGCGCTGATCGTCGTCGGCGCGGTGTTCCTGGCCCAGCCGCGGCCCGGCCGCAAGAAGCCGGAGCCGGAGCCCGAGCCCGGGGCGGCCCGCCCGACCCCGCGGGAATCCGTCGAGGCCTAA
- the upp gene encoding uracil phosphoribosyltransferase — MATGHHNVHPLPQTNQLRAMHTIIRDRDASRADFVFYSRRIIRLLLESALDQLPFDKQKVVTPVGETYEGLTFGPKLCAVPVIRAGDSMVDELREVVPNIPVGKVLIQRDKTTKLPHLLYQHLPADIADRHVLLLEPMLATGGSANAAIGVLLEAGVREEHIVFVNFLAAPEGIAAVHREHPAVKIVTSSVEERLNEHAFMIPGIGDFGDRFFGTTDSGAAR; from the coding sequence ATGGCGACCGGCCACCACAACGTCCACCCGCTGCCGCAGACCAACCAGCTCCGGGCCATGCACACGATCATCCGCGATCGCGACGCGTCGCGTGCGGACTTCGTGTTCTACTCCCGGCGCATCATCCGGCTCCTGCTCGAATCGGCCCTCGACCAGCTGCCGTTCGACAAGCAGAAGGTCGTCACGCCGGTCGGCGAGACCTACGAAGGGCTCACCTTCGGCCCCAAGCTGTGCGCCGTGCCCGTGATCCGGGCCGGTGACTCCATGGTGGACGAACTGCGCGAGGTCGTGCCGAACATCCCCGTCGGCAAGGTCCTCATCCAGCGGGACAAGACCACCAAGCTCCCGCACCTCCTCTACCAGCACCTGCCGGCCGACATCGCGGACCGGCACGTCCTGCTCCTGGAGCCGATGCTCGCCACGGGCGGCAGCGCCAACGCCGCCATCGGCGTGCTCCTCGAAGCGGGCGTCCGCGAGGAGCACATCGTCTTCGTCAACTTCCTCGCCGCCCCCGAGGGCATCGCCGCTGTCCACCGCGAGCACCCGGCCGTCAAGATCGTCACCTCCTCGGTCGAGGAACGCCTCAACGAGCACGCGTTCATGATCCCGGGCATCGGCGACTTCGGTGACCGCTTCTTCGGTACGACCGACTCGGGCGCCGCCCGATGA
- a CDS encoding phosphoribosylanthranilate isomerase, which translates to MKDLVQVAGIIDAEEAALLAEEGVDWFGFPLRLPSGKDDISEAAATEIIAGLTAPQEGVLISYMTDADEISAFTTQLGVKAVQLHGDVEPEQLRKLKANRPDLYVLKSLVVKEDNAEELLQLVDEVADVVDMFITDTFNPATGAKGATGLTHDWNVSAELVRRSPKPLMMAGGLSPENVADAIRFVKPAAVDAHSLLEGSDRRKDRAKVAKFVAESRRAFAEIAGS; encoded by the coding sequence GTGAAGGACCTGGTCCAGGTCGCCGGCATCATCGACGCCGAAGAGGCCGCGCTGCTGGCCGAGGAGGGCGTCGACTGGTTCGGCTTCCCGCTCCGCCTCCCGTCGGGCAAGGACGACATCTCCGAGGCCGCGGCCACGGAGATCATCGCCGGCCTGACCGCCCCTCAGGAGGGCGTCCTCATCAGCTACATGACGGATGCCGACGAGATCAGCGCGTTCACCACCCAGCTCGGGGTCAAGGCCGTCCAGCTCCACGGCGACGTCGAGCCGGAGCAGCTGCGCAAGCTCAAGGCCAACCGCCCCGACCTCTACGTGCTCAAGAGCCTGGTCGTGAAGGAGGACAACGCCGAGGAGCTGCTGCAGCTCGTCGACGAGGTCGCGGACGTGGTGGACATGTTCATCACCGACACCTTCAACCCGGCCACCGGTGCCAAGGGCGCCACCGGCCTCACCCACGACTGGAACGTCAGCGCCGAGCTCGTGCGCCGTTCGCCCAAGCCCCTGATGATGGCCGGCGGCCTGAGCCCGGAGAACGTCGCGGACGCGATCCGCTTCGTCAAGCCCGCCGCCGTCGACGCCCACAGCCTCCTTGAGGGCAGCGACCGCCGCAAGGACCGCGCCAAGGTCGCGAAGTTCGTGGCCGAGTCGCGCCGCGCGTTCGCCGAGATCGCGGGCTCCTGA
- a CDS encoding alpha/beta fold hydrolase, with protein MATSPQPGTPGVRALTLDAGGIPLSGLLALPAQPVPRAVVVALHGAGMSAGYFDSRARPGLSLLELGASLGYTVLSLDRPGYGASAAALPEGQELAGQTETLLAALEDFARGHELGAGYFLVAHSNGGRLALSAAGAGGGFAPLGVDLCGLGRRFAVELGELPGAADLRGQWRRHWGALRFYPPDAFRQGAELIRPVPVLEARETMRWPDMYPAVAARVGVPVRFTFAEQELWWRTDGAALEELLSPLPRAAEAVRQPDSGHNISLGWAARTYHLRVLAFLEERLLAGDAALAAPVATP; from the coding sequence ATGGCCACCTCGCCTCAGCCCGGCACGCCCGGGGTGCGGGCCCTCACCCTCGACGCGGGCGGGATCCCGCTGTCGGGGCTGCTCGCCCTGCCGGCGCAGCCCGTGCCCCGGGCCGTCGTGGTGGCCCTGCACGGCGCCGGCATGAGCGCCGGTTACTTCGACAGCCGGGCCCGCCCCGGGCTCTCGCTGCTCGAACTCGGCGCCTCCCTGGGCTACACCGTCCTCTCCCTGGACCGGCCCGGCTACGGGGCGTCGGCGGCGGCACTGCCCGAGGGGCAGGAGCTCGCCGGGCAGACCGAGACCCTCCTCGCGGCCCTGGAGGACTTCGCCCGCGGCCACGAACTCGGAGCGGGCTACTTCCTCGTGGCCCACTCCAACGGCGGCCGGCTCGCCCTGTCCGCCGCGGGCGCCGGGGGCGGTTTCGCGCCGCTCGGCGTGGACCTGTGCGGGCTCGGCCGGCGCTTCGCCGTGGAGCTCGGGGAGCTGCCCGGGGCGGCGGACCTGAGGGGTCAGTGGCGCCGCCACTGGGGGGCGTTGCGCTTCTACCCCCCGGACGCCTTCCGGCAGGGCGCGGAACTGATCCGTCCGGTGCCGGTCCTGGAGGCCCGGGAGACCATGCGCTGGCCGGACATGTATCCCGCCGTCGCGGCCCGGGTGGGGGTCCCCGTCCGCTTCACCTTCGCGGAACAGGAGCTGTGGTGGAGGACCGACGGCGCGGCTCTGGAGGAACTCCTGAGTCCGCTGCCTCGGGCCGCGGAGGCCGTCCGCCAGCCCGATTCCGGCCATAACATCAGTCTCGGCTGGGCCGCCCGCACCTACCACCTGCGGGTCCTCGCCTTCCTGGAGGAGCGCCTGCTCGCCGGCGACGCGGCCCTCGCCGCCCCCGTGGCGACGCCCTGA
- a CDS encoding nuclear transport factor 2 family protein, whose translation MPTQPDDIADLRAQVGLMRDRIELRELFDRYVLALDALGGAGHDEAAFADLCTEDATFLFPIGRCRGVEGFTAFQREARTRWARTHHLSTNHSVTLDGDGAALRVHLIATHVHHADPESSRPFEVGGYYDARAVRTADGWRLSEVAFHVVWSSGDPLPEFAGARG comes from the coding sequence TTGCCCACGCAACCCGACGACATCGCGGACCTGCGCGCCCAGGTGGGGCTCATGCGCGACCGCATCGAGCTACGGGAACTCTTCGACCGCTACGTCCTCGCCCTCGACGCGCTCGGCGGAGCCGGCCACGACGAGGCCGCCTTCGCCGACCTCTGCACCGAGGACGCCACCTTCCTCTTCCCCATCGGCCGCTGCCGGGGCGTCGAGGGCTTCACCGCCTTCCAGCGGGAGGCCAGGACGCGCTGGGCGCGGACCCATCACCTCAGCACCAACCACTCCGTCACCCTCGACGGGGACGGGGCCGCGCTGCGCGTCCACCTGATCGCCACCCACGTCCACCACGCGGATCCGGAGTCCTCCCGGCCGTTCGAAGTGGGCGGCTACTACGACGCCCGGGCCGTGCGGACCGCGGACGGCTGGCGGCTGAGCGAGGTCGCCTTCCACGTCGTGTGGTCCTCCGGCGACCCCCTGCCCGAGTTCGCCGGGGCCCGGGGGTGA